actaacccggggttaaccggttaaagctggagttaccatggttaccagtacaatttgacactgggttaacggatTAACCGctcaaccccgggttagtgggatgctgCAAGTGGGTAAGAGCGATTGATTTTCCCCAACTTACTAATACTACTTCTGAGCGGGTCCCTAGGCGGCGGCGACCGCTTCCTGTTGACGCTGGAGCGCGCCACCACGATGGGCTTGGACTCGCATCTCGGACTGAGTAACGGGTCTTCTTGAGATTGCCGGAGCTTCGAGAGTCTGTGTGCATTAACATAGATAACatatttagcaatgtgacagacatatttaattacacaaacgggtctaccgcgatataatttcattgtttttacctttaattccgacgtttcagctgagttgcaccagctgtggtcacggaaagactgacgtcccaacaaatgtcaacggagatattaataaaacacaactaaactacccgaaattagtttataaaaatgttcggggtagacaaagaaattgcagctacccgtcaaagtttaatgtttattgtccacggcacgacacGCAAATGCCCgtcccgtttgtgtaattaaatatgagtTCAAAGTGTTAcaatgtgacagacggacggaaagagtcgcaccataatggttccttttgtacctttttggtacggaaccctaaaaaatacatagagtgctcactcacACAACAGTTTTCCGCCATACACTCCATAGAACgcctattaggtaggtattttcgtAGTCGGCATCGAGTAGCGttattatcagtactgctgacAATAGATTTtgcgaccattccccccctgtatctccgaaactactggtctaaaattttgaaaaaaaatcacaaaatagttctttgccCATAGATGacaacctatttttttttaatgctaaagtttatttatttacctataattagaaatgtgcagtcaagcgtgagtcgcacttaatgtacggagctcttggaacgcgagtccgactcacattTGGCCGTTTTttgtacaacaaaaaaccgcCGCCGCCGTTATTCGGCTAAATTATGTCGTGACCTATAAAAACTATGTAACATCTGTTAACTACCATAATTCACGCAAATAAACGATATCTTAtcttaaactagcgacccgccccggcgacgcacgggttaacaaattatacataatccttcctcttgaatcactctatctattcaaaaaaaccgcatcaaaatccgttgcgtagttttaaaggtctaagcatacatacagacagacagcgggaagcgactttgttttatactgcaTATGTAGTGATGTTTTACTACTCTACTAAATAGCGAATAGCGTCTCTATTGTATCGGGTGCGGGGCGGTCACAATAGTATACTTAAGGTCATAGCAGAGAGGGTGGATTGCACCTTCTTGAAATTTTGGGTCaatataatagtaattaaatagttatttaattagtagTAGTTAAGTAATGAACGTAGTCATAAGCCAAACTAACAATTCTATGGATAAATTattatctgaaataaagaattaataataataataaatagtgtCTCTCACCTGCGGAACGTGCCATATTTGAGGTGCGAAGGCTTCGAGTCCTGAGAGCGCCGACGAGCGTCTGTCATCGTCGAAGATGTCGCATCTCGATTTCTGTTTCTTGTGCTGATGATAACtggtatattatatacttacactCATATTTAAGGCACAGactaataatacctacatagacTGCTAGAGTCAGGCCAAGATATCTTtgaagcgattttgatagcacagtaTGTGATGTGCAAGATATAAATCGAACTtctacacagaataaataatagtactaagtacagaagactcactctctaacaaaacgcgtctgttacgattacgatcagcacagatatggccgctaggtggcgacagcgccacgcgcggcttatggctttccccaaaattggggccgaacggatgtacttttagctacctgtagcaaagcgacgaaatcgcggaatgagacacgcctgcttctACGAAATGATtaggtttaaaataatacttgcacagtATGTGCTATTAAAATCGCCGTAGAATtaacttggtctgactctaccccTTGACATGCATGTAATCAAAATACtgcttattttcgtagtcgacatggAGCGGAGCGGAGTTATCAGTACCGCTAAGTACTTGACACTAGATGTCACGAGTGTCGCGAGAACAATTACCAACTAATATAACctgaactctattttcaactccttccgcttgtaatattagttataaatTGTTTAGTTAAATAGCAATAACTTTTCGTTTGTTGCGACACTTGTGACAtctagtgtcaagtagcggtactcaTAAATCCACTACTGCTAGGCCCGCTGGCAACTTCGTTTAGCGCAGTGTGCCGAAAGTTGACGCTTTCAGCACGAAGAACAGAAAacctttttcatttctcatgctctgaaagtggcTCATTGTTTATCTCTGGAACGGACTGAAAGTAATACTTTCTGCCTTAGGGCGTTTTACTTTTCATGACGTCCTTTTTGTAAGATAAGCAAGGGAAACTCCAAGTAACACACAAGCATGATAAAAGTCCTGATTTGACTTATTACACAGCTAAAAATTAAGAGATAAATTTAGAATGAGTTTAAAAGTTGAGGCGAGATTTGTGTCGGTCACCCATGTAAAataatcccagtagttactagttaccaatggtaataaattggtggtaactagtaggAATAACCCGGGGAGTCAGCTGCCCtcccatataaaataaatattgtat
Above is a window of Cydia amplana chromosome 26, ilCydAmpl1.1, whole genome shotgun sequence DNA encoding:
- the LOC134660047 gene encoding uncharacterized protein LOC134660047, with the protein product MGGTNKAAYKKHHWSGGKAKRRRVQAALLHHHGIKSTRNRNRDATSSTMTDARRRSQDSKPSHLKYGTFRRLSKLRQSQEDPLLSPRCESKPIVVARSSVNRKRSPPPRDPLRSSISPPAHSAPPQQSPLQRPARRVHLSRTEPVHLDIEPKRFPSMLWC